In a single window of the Raphanus sativus cultivar WK10039 chromosome 9, ASM80110v3, whole genome shotgun sequence genome:
- the LOC108826346 gene encoding aspartate aminotransferase, cytoplasmic isozyme 2 has protein sequence MDSSFSSIVPAPEDPILTVYFASRDDPSPVKLNLSGGSYRSEEGKPLVLQVVRRAEQQLANDLSRDKEYLPLDGLAEFNKLSSKLILGDDSHAVKENRVVTIQCLSGTGSLRVGAEFLAKHKQERVVFVSNPTWGNHPIIFSLAGLSVEYFRYYDPKTRGLDFKGMLEDLGAAPTGAIVVLQACAHNPTGVDPTLEQWEQIRQVVRSKSLLPFFDNAYQGFASGNLESDAQAVRMFVADGGECLIAQSFAKNMGLYGERIGALTIVCTSEDVARKVKSQLLLVVRPMYLSPPIHGASIVTTILKNSDLYNDWTVELKGMANRILSMRKQLYEAFQARGTPGDWSHIIRQIGMFSFTGLNEKQVRFIAKEYHIYMIHNGRVSIAGLSSKTVSQLADAIHAAVTRVS, from the exons ATGGATTCAAGTTTTTCAAGCATTGTTCCAGCTCCAGAAGATCCTATACTCACT GTATATTTTGCTAGTAGAGATGATCCTAGTCCGGTTAAGTTGAATTTGAGTGGTGGTTCCTATCGGTCTGAG GAAGGAAAGCCTCTTGTTCTTCAGGTTGTGAGACGAGCTGAGCAACAGTTGGCGAATGACCT GTCCCGGGACAAGGAATATCTTCCGCTTGATGGACTTGCTGAGTTTAACAAATTGAGCTCCAAGCTCATCTTAGGTGATGATAG tCATGCAGTGAAAGAGAACAGAGTTGTTACTATCCAGTGTTTATCTGGTACTGGTTCTTTGAGAGTTGGAGCTGAGTTTTTAGCAAAGCACAAGCAAGAA CGTGTCGTGTTCGTTTCAAACCCAACGTGGGGAAACCATCCTATCATTTTCAGTTTGGCGGGTTTGTCTGTAGAATATTTCCGTTACTATGATCCGAAAACCAGAGGACTTGACTTCAAAG GCATGCTCGAGGATCTTGGCGCTGCACCGACTGGAGCTATAGTGGTATTGCAAGCTTGCGCGCATAACCCCACTGGAGTTGATCCAACACTCGAGCAATGGGAACAGATTCGGCAAGTAGTGAGATCTAAAAGCTTATTACCCTTCTTTGATAATGCATATCAG GGTTTTGCTAGTGGTAACCTTGAGTCAGATGCACAAGCGGTTCGTATGTTTGTTGCTGATGGAGGTGAATGTTTGATAGCTCAAAGTTTTGCCAAAAATATGGGTCTTTATGGAGAGCGTATTGGCGCTCTTACAATT GTATGCACCTCAGAAGATGTGGCTAGGAAAGTAAAGAGCCAACTGCTACTTGTTGTGAGACCTATGTATCTTAGCCCACCTATTCATGGAGCATCCATCGTTACCACAATTCTTAAAAATAG TGATTTGTACAATGACTGGACGGTTGAGCTGAAAGGAATGGCTAACCGCATACTTAGCATGCGAAAACAGTTATATGAAGCTTTTCAAGCTAGAG GCACACCTGGTGACTGGAGTCACATTATCAGACAGATTGGGATGTTTAGTTTTACGGGGTTGAATGAGAAGCAAGTTCGCTTCATAGCCAAAGAGTATCACATTTACATGATTCATAACGG GAGGGTAAGCATTGCAGGTCTAAGTTCTAAGACAGTTTCCCAACTCGCTGATGCTATACATGCTGCAGTTACCCGTGTGTCCTAA
- the LOC108828548 gene encoding non-specific lipid transfer protein GPI-anchored 7 codes for MVRFSTATMIFAAAMTAMVLVSLPEVEAQTATTCVNKLVPCFSALTTTTRPPKECCDSIKEAVKDELQCLCTVYNTPGLLSGFNVSTAQALNLSRRCDVTTDLSACSGTGASSPKASLPPPGNKGKDTAAGNKLAGYGVTTVIFSLFFTNFF; via the exons atggTGCGTTTCTCAACTGCAACGATGATCTTTGCGGCGGCCATGACGGCGATGGTTTTGGTTTCGTTGCCGGAGGTGGAAGCGCAAACGGCTACTACTTGCGTGAACAAGCTAGTCCCCTGCTTCAGTGCTCTGACGACGACGACGAGGCCACCAAAGGAATGCTGTGACTCGATCAAGGAAGCGGTGAAAGATGAGCTTCAATGTCTCTGCACCGTCTACAACACTCCTGGTTTGCTCTCTGGGTTCAACGTCTCTACTGCACAAGCTCTCAATCTCAGCCGTCGATGTGACGTCACCACCGATCTCTCCGCTTGTTCCG GTACTGGAGCTTCATCGCCAAAGGCCTCTTTACCTCCTCCAG GAAACAAAGGAAAAGACACCGCAGCTGGGAACAAGCTCGCTGGTTATGGAGTCACCACCGTgatcttctctttgtttttcaCCAATTTCTTTTGA
- the LOC108824323 gene encoding uncharacterized protein LOC108824323, whose translation MASLSIGIAFANTVRKVPRINTRRSKISCEWDPKGILGPAQTGHIARLEFKRRIERDSEAKEAFQKQLREERERRQALRESRVVPDTSAELIEFFLDTEAQEIEFEIARLRGRLNDEFFAQIRLEIGQIRFAVTKTAEDEDRLIELESLQKALEEGIEAYDKMQKELMTATNSLTKILTSTDIKATLLDMVEKNEINRSLLTLLDENIANAYRGNQKEAGDYMEKVRASVLKYLTV comes from the exons ATGGCTTCGCTCTCAATAGGAATCGCCTTTGCGAACACCGTCCGTAAAGTCCCGAGAATTAATACACGAAGGAGCAAAATCTCCTGCGAATGG GATCCCAAAGGTATACTAGGACCAGCACAAACTGGCCATATCGCTCGTCTTGAGTTCAAACGCAGGATAGAGAGAGACTCCGAGGCTAAAGAAGCTTTCCAGAAACAACTCCGTGAAGAGAGAGAGCGTCGTCAAGCTCTTAGAGAG TCTAGAGTTGTACCAGATACTTCCGCTGAGCTGATTGAGTTCTTTCTTGACACGGAAGCTCAGGAGATTGAATTCGAAATCGCTAGGCTTCGTGGAAG GTTAAACGACGAGTTTTTTGCGCAAATTCGACTTGAAATCGGGCAAATCCGGTTTGCTGTTACAAAAACCGCG GAAGATGAAGACAGATTGATTGAGCTTGAATCACTTCAGAAGGCCTTAGAAGAAGGAATTG AGGCTTATGACAAAATGCAAAAGGAGCTTATGACGGCTACAAATAGCTTAACCAAGATCTTAACCTCAACCGATATCAAAGCAACA TTGTTGGATATGGTGGAGAAAAACGAGATCAACAGATCTTTGTTGACTCTTCTTGATGAAAACATAGCTAATGCATACAGAGGGAACCAG AAAGAAGCAGGAGATTACATGGAGAAGGTACGTGCTTCGGTTCTAAAGTACTTGACGGTGTAA